In Rattus norvegicus strain BN/NHsdMcwi chromosome 1, GRCr8, whole genome shotgun sequence, a genomic segment contains:
- the Or52r1c gene encoding olfactory receptor Olr74: MLPSRNSSSHSTFFILLGIPGLENYQFWVAFPFCVMYVVAVTGNITILHIIRIDHTLHEPMYLFLAMLATTDLVLSSSTQPKMLAILWFHDHEIEYNACLIQVFFIHAFSSVESGVLMAMALDRYVAICFPLRHSSILTTSVVIKLGAAVMVRGLLWVSPFCFMISRMPFCPNKVIPQSYCEHMAVLKLVCADTRVNRGYGLFVAFSVVGFDIIVISVSYVMILRAVLRLPSGEARLKAFGTCASHIGVILTLYIPALFTFLTHRFGHHVPRVVHIMFANVYLLVPPMLNPIIYGVRTKQIRDRVTRGFCGKGS; encoded by the coding sequence ATGTTGCCTTCAAGGAACAGCTCTTCCCATTCtacatttttcattttgcttGGAATCCCAGGACTGGAAAATTATCAATTCTGGGTTGCCTTTCCATTCTGTGTCATGTATGTTGTGGCAGTGACTGGAAATATCACCATTCTACACATAATTCGAATTGACCATACCCTCCATGAGCCCATGTACCTCTTCCTGGCCATGCTAGCTACCACTGATCTGGTTCTATCCTCCTCCACACAACCTAAAATGCTGGCCATACTCTGGTTTCATGATCATGAGATTGAATACAATGCCTGCCTCATCCAGGTGTTCTTCATACATGCCTTTTCTTCTGTGGAGTCTGGGGTGCTCATGGCCATGGCCTTGGACCGCTATGTGGCTATCTGTTTCCCACTCAGACACTCCAGCATCCTGACCACATCTGTAGTCATCAAACTAGGGGCAGCTGTGATGGTGAGAGGGCTGTTGTGGGTGAGCCCCTTCTGCTTCATGATCTCCAGGATGCCCTTCTGCCCCAACAAGGTCATTCCCCAGTCCTACTGTGAGCACATGGCTGTGCTCAAGTTGGTATGTGCTGATACCAGAGTTAATCGTGGATATGGACTCTTTGTGGCTTTCTCTGTGGTTGGCTTTGACATAATTGTCATCAGTGTATCTTATGTGATGATTCTGAGAGCTGTGTTGAGGTTGCCCTCAGGTGAAGCTCGCCTCAAAGCTTTTGGTACATGTGCTTCTCATATTGGTGTCATCTTAACTTTATATATCCCAGCCCTTTTCACCTTCCTCACCCACCGCTTTGGCCACCATGTGCCCCGTGTTGTGCACATCATGTTTGCCAATGTCTATCTTCTAGTTCCTCCCATGCTCAATCCTATCATATATGGAGTTAGAACAAAACAGATCAGGGACAGGGTTACCCGAGGGTTTTGTGGTAAAGGCTCATGA
- the Or51f1f gene encoding olfactory receptor Olr75, with protein MLQLQDNREFLSNFTSKLTTFLLTGIPGLESAHGWISIPFCCLYATALSGNSMILFIIVTQHSLHEPMYYFLSMLSATYLGLTVSTMSTTLRILWFQANEISLDLCIVQMFFLHGFTCIESGVLVAMAFDRYVAICNPLRYTMILTNSRIIQVVFLVMMRTLLLIIPLLLLLTPVSFCKRKALPHSYCYYPDVIKLACSDTRANDICGLVDLILTTGVDIPCIVLSYVLIIHSFLNIASSEGRHKAFSTCVSHIGAVAVFYIPMFSLSLVHRYGRSAPKIVHSMMANVYLLLPPVLNPIIYSVKTKQIRKAMLSLFFAK; from the coding sequence ATGTTACAATTGCAGGACAACAGGGAATTCCTAAGCAACTTCACATCGAAACTGACAACCTTCTTGTTGACTGGCATTCCTGGCTTAGAGTCTGCTCATGGCTGGATCTCCATCCCTTTCTGTTGTCTTTATGCCACTGCCCTCTCTGGCAACAGCATGATCCTCTTTATCATTGTGACCCAGCACAGTCTGCATGAACCGATGTACTATTTCCTCTCTATGCTCTCTGCCACTTACCTGGGTTTGACTGTTTCTACAATGTCAACCACCTTGAGAATCCTGTGGTTTCAAGCAAACGAAATCAGTCTAGATTTATGTATTGTTCAGATGTTTTTTCTCCATGGATTCACATGTATAGAATCTGGGGTGCTAGTGGCTATGGCCTTTGACCGTTATGTAGCAATCTGCAACCCTCTTAGATATACCATGATTCTTACTAATTCTAGAATCATTCAGGTGGTTTTCCTAGTGATGATGCGCACTCTATTATTAATAATCCCACTACTTTTGCTCCTTACGCCTGTCTCTTTCTGTAAAAGGAAGGCCCTTCCCCACTCCTACTGTTATTATCCAGATGTGATTAAGTTAGCATGTTCAGACACTCGGGCCAACGACATCTGTGGACTAGTTGATCTCATTCTGACCACAGGGGTAGATATTCCATGCATTGTCTTGTCATATGTACTGATCATTCACTCTTTCCTCAATATTGCCTCCTCGGAAGGACGGCACAAAGCCTTCAGTACCTGTGTGTCCCACATTGGAGCAGTTGCTGTTTTCTACATCCCGATGTTTAGCCTGTCTCTGGTTCATCGCTATGGTCGATCAGCGCCCAAAATAGTCCATTCAATGATGGCCAATGTTTACCTTCTTTTACCCCCTGTGctcaaccccatcatctatagtgtgaaaacaaaacaaatcagaaagGCTATGCTTAGTTTGTTCTTTGCAAAATGA
- the Or51f1f gene encoding olfactory receptor Olr75 isoform X1, with amino-acid sequence MLSMNQINPPPPTFLLTGIPGLESAHGWISIPFCCLYATALSGNSMILFIIVTQHSLHEPMYYFLSMLSATYLGLTVSTMSTTLRILWFQANEISLDLCIVQMFFLHGFTCIESGVLVAMAFDRYVAICNPLRYTMILTNSRIIQVVFLVMMRTLLLIIPLLLLLTPVSFCKRKALPHSYCYYPDVIKLACSDTRANDICGLVDLILTTGVDIPCIVLSYVLIIHSFLNIASSEGRHKAFSTCVSHIGAVAVFYIPMFSLSLVHRYGRSAPKIVHSMMANVYLLLPPVLNPIIYSVKTKQIRKAMLSLFFAK; translated from the exons ATGCTAAGCatgaaccaaataaaccctcctcCTC CAACCTTCTTGTTGACTGGCATTCCTGGCTTAGAGTCTGCTCATGGCTGGATCTCCATCCCTTTCTGTTGTCTTTATGCCACTGCCCTCTCTGGCAACAGCATGATCCTCTTTATCATTGTGACCCAGCACAGTCTGCATGAACCGATGTACTATTTCCTCTCTATGCTCTCTGCCACTTACCTGGGTTTGACTGTTTCTACAATGTCAACCACCTTGAGAATCCTGTGGTTTCAAGCAAACGAAATCAGTCTAGATTTATGTATTGTTCAGATGTTTTTTCTCCATGGATTCACATGTATAGAATCTGGGGTGCTAGTGGCTATGGCCTTTGACCGTTATGTAGCAATCTGCAACCCTCTTAGATATACCATGATTCTTACTAATTCTAGAATCATTCAGGTGGTTTTCCTAGTGATGATGCGCACTCTATTATTAATAATCCCACTACTTTTGCTCCTTACGCCTGTCTCTTTCTGTAAAAGGAAGGCCCTTCCCCACTCCTACTGTTATTATCCAGATGTGATTAAGTTAGCATGTTCAGACACTCGGGCCAACGACATCTGTGGACTAGTTGATCTCATTCTGACCACAGGGGTAGATATTCCATGCATTGTCTTGTCATATGTACTGATCATTCACTCTTTCCTCAATATTGCCTCCTCGGAAGGACGGCACAAAGCCTTCAGTACCTGTGTGTCCCACATTGGAGCAGTTGCTGTTTTCTACATCCCGATGTTTAGCCTGTCTCTGGTTCATCGCTATGGTCGATCAGCGCCCAAAATAGTCCATTCAATGATGGCCAATGTTTACCTTCTTTTACCCCCTGTGctcaaccccatcatctatagtgtgaaaacaaaacaaatcagaaagGCTATGCTTAGTTTGTTCTTTGCAAAATGA